One window of the Natrinema sp. CBA1119 genome contains the following:
- a CDS encoding M24 family metallopeptidase, producing the protein MPREHIFDEAEYERRVARTKERVREEDLDAIVVADPANMNYLTGYDGWSFYVHQAVVVTPDRDEPVWIGRDMDGGGARATTHLGEESIRAYSDEHVHSPHDLHPMDYVAGVLEELEVADGRIGLEMDAAYFTAKSYTRLQENLPEAEFEDATLLVGWVRIKKSEQELEYMREAARISENAMQAGLDVIEEGVPEYEAAAAIYEQLITGTEEYGGDYPSIVPLMPSGDHTGTPHLTWTDREFEDGDPVIIELSGCRHRYHSPLARTTFVGDPPDELQETADIVVEGIEAALDTVEPGVTCEEVEKAWRETIAQYGLEKEDRIGYSMGLGYPPDWGEHTASIRPGDETILEEDMTFHMIPGIWTDEIGMEISETFHVTSNGAETLADFPRRLFTA; encoded by the coding sequence ATGCCACGAGAGCATATCTTCGACGAGGCCGAGTACGAGCGCCGGGTCGCTCGGACCAAAGAGCGGGTGCGCGAGGAGGACCTCGACGCGATCGTCGTCGCCGATCCGGCGAACATGAACTACCTGACGGGGTACGACGGCTGGTCGTTCTACGTCCACCAGGCAGTGGTGGTCACCCCCGATCGCGACGAACCCGTCTGGATCGGCCGGGATATGGACGGCGGGGGCGCGCGCGCAACGACCCATCTCGGCGAGGAGAGCATCCGCGCGTACAGCGACGAGCACGTCCACTCGCCCCACGACCTCCACCCGATGGACTACGTCGCGGGCGTCCTCGAGGAACTCGAGGTCGCAGACGGCCGAATCGGCCTCGAGATGGACGCCGCCTACTTCACCGCGAAATCCTACACGCGCCTGCAGGAGAACCTGCCCGAAGCGGAGTTCGAGGACGCGACGCTGCTAGTCGGCTGGGTCCGGATCAAAAAGTCCGAGCAGGAACTCGAATACATGCGCGAGGCCGCCCGAATTTCCGAGAACGCGATGCAGGCCGGACTCGACGTCATCGAGGAAGGGGTTCCGGAGTACGAGGCAGCGGCCGCTATCTACGAGCAACTGATCACCGGGACCGAGGAGTACGGCGGCGACTACCCCTCGATCGTCCCGCTGATGCCGTCGGGCGACCACACCGGAACGCCCCACCTGACCTGGACCGACCGCGAGTTCGAGGACGGCGATCCGGTCATCATCGAACTCTCGGGCTGTCGCCACCGGTATCACTCCCCGCTGGCCCGCACCACGTTCGTCGGCGACCCGCCCGACGAACTCCAGGAAACCGCCGACATCGTCGTCGAGGGGATCGAGGCCGCGCTCGACACCGTCGAACCCGGCGTCACCTGCGAGGAAGTCGAGAAAGCGTGGCGCGAGACCATCGCGCAGTACGGCCTCGAGAAGGAAGACCGAATCGGCTACTCGATGGGACTGGGCTACCCGCCGGACTGGGGCGAACACACCGCGAGCATTCGACCGGGCGACGAGACTATCCTCGAGGAGGACATGACGTTTCACATGATCCCCGGGATCTGGACCGACGAGATCGGCATGGAGATAAGCGAGACGTTCCACGTCACGAGTAACGGCGCCGAAACCTTGGCCGACTTCCCGCGACGACTGTTCACGGCCTGA
- a CDS encoding CDP-2,3-bis-(O-geranylgeranyl)-sn-glycerol synthase, whose translation MAILETIVIAFWAMLPAYVPNNAAVLAGGGRPIDGGRTWGDKRVLGDGKTWRGTAMGIVAGLALAAVLTLVKPAVSDALGFAVPDFTPLAALGLAGGAMLGDILASFLKRRSGRQRGAMFPGLDQLDFVVVSLPLVALLDFEWFSEWFTLEVILVVVVLTPILHVTTNMIAYQLGLKNEPW comes from the coding sequence ATGGCAATCCTCGAGACAATCGTGATCGCGTTCTGGGCGATGTTGCCCGCCTACGTCCCCAACAACGCCGCGGTGCTGGCCGGCGGCGGCCGGCCGATCGACGGCGGCCGGACGTGGGGCGACAAGCGCGTACTGGGCGACGGGAAGACCTGGCGCGGGACGGCGATGGGCATCGTCGCGGGTCTCGCGCTCGCCGCCGTGCTCACCCTCGTCAAGCCGGCCGTCAGCGACGCGCTCGGCTTCGCAGTTCCCGACTTCACGCCGCTCGCGGCGCTCGGCCTCGCCGGCGGCGCGATGCTCGGGGACATCCTCGCGTCGTTCCTCAAACGCCGAAGCGGCCGCCAGCGCGGCGCGATGTTTCCGGGTCTCGATCAACTGGATTTCGTCGTCGTCTCCCTCCCGCTGGTCGCTCTGCTCGATTTCGAGTGGTTCAGCGAGTGGTTCACGCTCGAGGTCATCCTCGTCGTCGTGGTGCTCACGCCGATTCTCCACGTGACGACGAACATGATCGCGTACCAGCTCGGACTGAAGAACGAGCCCTGGTAG
- a CDS encoding thiamine pyrophosphate-dependent dehydrogenase E1 component subunit alpha: MFEEMVTARHYEERLQEEYLEGKQPAFDISAGPIPGELHLAAGHEASGAGVCRHLRDDDTVTAPHRPHHIAIAKGVDLKRMTAEIFGRETGLSKGKGGHMHLFDPDVNFACSGIIAEGCPPAVGAGLAAKKRNTDSVAVAFLGEGAIDQGAFLESLNLATVQNLPVVFVIEDNDWAISMPKERVTDVENGAQRAGGFDLPGARVDVDDAVAIYEAAGEAIGRARDGNGPTLLEVQVHRRMGHFMGDAEGYRSDEDKAAAEQRDSIERLASELRAHDVSDETIDDLRSSARERVEEAIEWAKDQPEPEPDAAYEDVFVNPPSGATESEPSAAETGGDD; encoded by the coding sequence ATGTTCGAGGAGATGGTGACAGCGCGTCACTACGAAGAGCGCCTTCAGGAGGAGTACCTCGAGGGGAAACAGCCCGCGTTCGACATCTCCGCCGGGCCGATTCCCGGCGAGTTGCACCTCGCCGCGGGCCACGAGGCGTCCGGTGCGGGTGTCTGCCGGCACTTGCGGGACGACGACACGGTCACGGCTCCCCACCGACCCCACCACATCGCCATCGCGAAGGGCGTCGACTTGAAGCGGATGACCGCCGAGATCTTCGGCCGCGAGACCGGCCTCAGCAAGGGAAAAGGCGGCCACATGCATCTCTTCGATCCCGACGTCAACTTCGCGTGCAGCGGGATCATCGCCGAGGGCTGTCCGCCAGCGGTCGGCGCCGGACTGGCCGCGAAGAAGCGCAACACCGACAGCGTCGCCGTCGCGTTCCTCGGCGAGGGCGCGATCGATCAGGGCGCGTTCCTCGAGTCGCTGAACCTGGCGACCGTTCAAAACCTCCCCGTCGTCTTCGTAATCGAGGACAACGACTGGGCCATCAGCATGCCAAAAGAACGCGTCACCGACGTCGAGAACGGTGCACAGCGCGCTGGCGGGTTCGACCTCCCTGGCGCTCGCGTCGACGTCGACGACGCCGTCGCCATCTACGAGGCCGCCGGGGAGGCTATCGGCCGCGCCCGCGACGGAAACGGGCCGACGCTGCTCGAGGTCCAGGTCCACCGACGTATGGGTCACTTCATGGGCGACGCGGAGGGCTACCGCTCCGACGAGGACAAGGCGGCGGCCGAGCAGCGGGACTCGATCGAGCGACTGGCGAGCGAGCTTCGGGCCCACGACGTGTCCGACGAGACGATCGACGACCTTCGCTCGAGTGCCCGCGAGCGCGTCGAGGAGGCGATCGAATGGGCGAAAGACCAGCCCGAACCCGAGCCGGACGCGGCCTACGAGGACGTGTTCGTGAACCCGCCGTCGGGCGCGACCGAGAGCGAGCCGTCCGCCGCGGAGACCGGAGGTGACGACTGA
- a CDS encoding alpha-ketoacid dehydrogenase subunit beta has translation MAQEEPERRGRQTDRSLTMSRAMVEAIAHEMRDDDEVFYMGEDVADYGGIFDSTEGLLEEFGRDRIMDVPISETAYIGAAVGAAQAGMRPIAELMFVDFFGVGMDQIYNQLAKNTYMSGGNVNVPMVLTAAVGGTYNDAAQHSQTLYGTFAHLPGMKVVVPSTAYDAKGLMHNAIRDDDPVVYLFHKRLMGIGWLPAPDGPKTGVPEDEYTIPFGSADVKREGADVTVVTLGLHVHRALEAAESLDDDGIDVEVVDLRTLVPLDTETVRESVAKTGHLVVVDEDYQSYGVTSEIIARVAEGGLDDLEAVERVAVPDVPIPYARPMEDEVVPDADDITNAIRTVRSNE, from the coding sequence ATGGCACAAGAGGAACCGGAACGACGAGGACGGCAGACGGATCGATCGCTCACGATGAGCCGGGCGATGGTCGAGGCGATCGCCCACGAGATGCGCGACGACGACGAGGTCTTCTACATGGGCGAGGACGTCGCGGACTACGGCGGGATCTTCGACAGCACCGAGGGCCTGCTCGAGGAGTTCGGCCGCGACCGCATCATGGACGTCCCCATCAGCGAGACGGCCTACATCGGCGCCGCCGTCGGGGCGGCGCAGGCGGGAATGCGGCCGATTGCGGAGCTCATGTTCGTCGACTTCTTCGGCGTCGGCATGGATCAGATCTACAACCAGCTGGCCAAGAACACCTACATGAGCGGCGGGAACGTGAACGTCCCGATGGTGCTGACCGCCGCCGTCGGGGGAACGTATAACGACGCCGCCCAGCACTCCCAGACCCTGTACGGAACCTTCGCGCACCTCCCGGGAATGAAAGTTGTCGTGCCGTCGACCGCCTACGACGCGAAGGGGCTGATGCACAACGCCATCCGCGACGACGATCCGGTCGTCTACCTGTTCCACAAGCGGCTGATGGGGATCGGCTGGCTCCCCGCACCGGACGGCCCGAAGACCGGTGTTCCCGAAGACGAGTACACGATTCCCTTCGGCAGCGCCGACGTCAAACGCGAGGGTGCTGACGTGACCGTCGTCACGCTCGGACTGCACGTCCACCGCGCGCTTGAGGCCGCCGAATCGCTCGACGACGACGGGATCGACGTCGAGGTAGTCGACCTCCGAACGCTCGTTCCCCTCGACACCGAGACCGTCCGTGAATCAGTGGCCAAGACCGGCCATCTGGTCGTCGTCGACGAGGACTACCAGTCCTACGGCGTCACTAGTGAGATCATTGCGCGCGTGGCCGAAGGCGGCCTCGACGACCTCGAGGCCGTCGAGCGGGTCGCCGTTCCCGACGTCCCGATCCCGTACGCGCGGCCGATGGAGGACGAGGTCGTTCCCGACGCGGACGACATTACGAACGCGATTCGAACCGTTCGATCGAACGAATGA
- a CDS encoding lipoyl domain-containing protein: protein MSANDERVAVDTADVWPDDADEDEGVVVNWFLSEGSRVEEGDALCEYQVEKVSVDVPAPMTGTLDEIILEEDDEFERGDVLAWIRPE, encoded by the coding sequence ATGAGCGCGAACGACGAGCGCGTCGCCGTCGATACGGCCGACGTCTGGCCCGACGATGCGGACGAAGACGAGGGAGTCGTCGTCAATTGGTTCCTCAGCGAGGGGAGTCGCGTCGAGGAAGGCGACGCCCTCTGTGAATACCAGGTCGAAAAGGTGAGCGTCGACGTCCCCGCACCGATGACGGGAACGCTCGACGAGATCATCCTCGAGGAAGACGACGAGTTCGAGCGGGGCGACGTCCTCGCCTGGATTCGCCCAGAGTAG
- a CDS encoding 2-oxo acid dehydrogenase subunit E2, with protein MPPTDTESDRSEEQSSETGGGSGRTVREARSLSRTRRTIANRLQESYRNAVHVTASRDVDAEALLRATETADAQLERDVSVIDLVLCAVSATLEEHPAFNATFEDETHRLYEEHNIGVAIDTEAGLVAPVLRDIGSKPLDEIAAERRRVTESVQSGEHSMSDLRGGTFTVTNLGVLGIDSFTPIINPPEIAILGVNRIRERPQRGDDGIEFRNRMNVDLSFDHRIVDGADAARFLATLADRLTAAEQFVPDG; from the coding sequence ATGCCACCCACCGATACGGAGTCCGACCGGAGCGAGGAACAGTCGTCCGAGACCGGCGGCGGATCGGGTCGTACCGTCCGCGAAGCGCGATCGCTCTCTCGAACGCGACGGACGATCGCGAACCGCCTGCAGGAGAGCTATCGGAACGCGGTCCACGTGACCGCGAGTCGAGACGTCGACGCGGAGGCGCTGCTGCGAGCGACCGAGACCGCCGACGCGCAACTCGAGAGAGACGTTTCGGTCATCGATCTCGTGCTCTGTGCGGTCTCGGCGACCCTCGAGGAACACCCCGCGTTCAACGCGACGTTCGAAGACGAAACGCATCGGCTCTACGAGGAGCACAACATCGGCGTCGCAATCGATACCGAAGCGGGGCTCGTGGCTCCCGTGCTCCGCGATATCGGGTCGAAACCCCTCGACGAGATCGCAGCCGAACGGCGGCGGGTCACGGAGTCCGTCCAGTCGGGCGAGCATTCGATGAGCGACCTCCGCGGCGGTACGTTTACCGTCACGAACCTCGGCGTGCTCGGTATCGACTCGTTCACGCCGATCATCAATCCGCCCGAGATCGCGATTCTCGGCGTGAATCGGATCCGGGAACGCCCGCAGCGAGGCGACGACGGCATCGAGTTCCGGAACCGGATGAACGTCGATCTGAGTTTCGACCATCGAATCGTCGACGGTGCCGACGCGGCCCGATTTCTGGCGACCCTCGCCGATCGGCTCACGGCGGCAGAGCAGTTCGTCCCTGACGGCTAA
- a CDS encoding alpha/beta hydrolase, whose amino-acid sequence MTPSSAAEPHPDVQAFLELYDSLDTPEFSEITPEEARRMFEEMRVVEEPDVELASVEDHAIDGPHGDLAVRSYDPGTEGEDRPLLLYFHGGGWVVGSIDTHDGVCRKLADDTGYPVVSVDYGLAPDHPFPEGLQDCYAALEWAAAEADELNADPEKIVVGGDSAGGGLAAGLSLLARDRGGPEIAYQLLLYPSVGDATVTEAYEENKEGYFLTEDDMEWFRGHLYETDIDLGNVYALPLRANDLSELPPATIITAGFDPLRDVGAKYADRLADAGVPVEYHNYDDMIHGFFSMISDPVDLDRAHEAHEDAVADMDAALE is encoded by the coding sequence ATGACACCATCCAGTGCAGCCGAGCCGCATCCGGACGTGCAGGCGTTTCTCGAGCTCTACGACTCGCTCGACACCCCGGAGTTCAGCGAGATCACGCCCGAGGAGGCTCGACGGATGTTCGAGGAGATGCGCGTCGTCGAGGAGCCCGACGTCGAACTCGCGTCCGTCGAGGACCACGCCATCGACGGGCCACACGGCGACCTCGCGGTGCGGAGCTACGATCCCGGGACCGAGGGCGAGGACCGGCCGCTGCTCCTGTACTTTCACGGGGGTGGGTGGGTCGTCGGCAGCATCGATACCCACGACGGCGTCTGTCGGAAGCTTGCCGACGACACCGGCTATCCCGTCGTCAGCGTCGACTACGGGCTCGCGCCGGACCACCCCTTCCCCGAGGGGTTACAGGACTGTTACGCCGCCCTCGAGTGGGCGGCTGCGGAAGCCGACGAACTGAACGCCGATCCGGAGAAGATCGTCGTGGGTGGCGACAGCGCCGGTGGCGGCCTCGCGGCGGGACTGTCGCTGCTCGCTCGAGACCGGGGCGGCCCCGAGATCGCGTATCAGCTGTTGCTCTACCCCAGCGTCGGCGACGCGACCGTGACCGAGGCCTACGAGGAGAACAAGGAGGGCTACTTCCTCACGGAAGACGACATGGAGTGGTTCCGCGGGCACCTCTACGAAACCGACATCGACCTCGGAAACGTCTACGCGCTGCCGTTGCGCGCGAACGACCTCTCGGAACTCCCGCCGGCGACGATCATCACCGCCGGCTTCGATCCGCTACGCGACGTCGGTGCGAAGTACGCCGACCGACTCGCAGACGCCGGCGTCCCCGTCGAATACCACAACTACGACGACATGATCCACGGCTTCTTCAGCATGATCTCGGATCCGGTCGATCTGGATCGAGCGCACGAAGCCCACGAGGACGCAGTCGCAGACATGGACGCGGCGCTCGAGTGA
- the pyrE gene encoding orotate phosphoribosyltransferase, which yields MTNQDLIDALRAAEAVQFGEFELSHGGTSEYYVDKYLFETDPDCLELVAEAFADRVSADDKLGGVALGGVPLAAATSVAAGVPYVIARKQRKEYGTGNLVEGRLEDGEKVVIVEDIVTTGTSVVEAVEALREAGATVERALVVVDREEGGRENIADAGVEMEALVTASELLADRD from the coding sequence ATGACGAATCAGGACCTCATCGACGCCCTTCGCGCGGCCGAGGCCGTCCAGTTCGGCGAGTTCGAACTCTCCCACGGCGGCACCAGCGAGTACTACGTCGACAAGTACCTCTTCGAGACCGACCCGGACTGCCTCGAGCTGGTCGCCGAGGCCTTCGCGGACCGAGTGTCGGCCGACGACAAACTCGGCGGCGTCGCGCTGGGCGGGGTGCCCCTCGCCGCCGCGACGAGCGTCGCGGCCGGCGTTCCCTACGTCATCGCGCGCAAACAGCGCAAGGAGTACGGCACCGGCAACCTGGTCGAGGGGCGACTCGAGGACGGTGAGAAGGTCGTCATCGTCGAGGACATCGTGACGACGGGCACGAGCGTCGTCGAGGCCGTCGAGGCGCTCCGGGAGGCGGGCGCGACCGTCGAGCGCGCGCTGGTCGTCGTCGATCGCGAGGAGGGCGGCCGCGAGAACATCGCGGACGCCGGCGTCGAGATGGAAGCGCTGGTGACCGCGAGCGAGTTACTCGCCGACCGCGACTGA
- a CDS encoding class II aldolase/adducin family protein — protein MILESQRRAVVEHAPELAALTPGRTGNLSVRDGASGDAFAVTPTGVPYDSFDVDDVPVVGVDGDRRGGEMAPSSEVPMHAAIYRREDVGAIVHTHSPWSTAMAVAHEPLPPIHYMIVAVGKRVPVAEYAPYGTDELAERIVRAMDEADATATFVENHGLVVTASDVETALENTHHVESLARLYLETRAAGLEPQTLSDEQLETVLEQFESYGQ, from the coding sequence GTGATCCTCGAGTCCCAGCGGCGAGCGGTGGTCGAGCACGCGCCGGAGCTCGCCGCGCTGACGCCCGGCCGGACGGGAAATCTGAGCGTCCGCGACGGTGCCAGCGGCGACGCCTTCGCGGTCACGCCCACCGGCGTCCCCTACGACAGTTTCGACGTCGATGACGTCCCGGTCGTCGGCGTCGACGGCGACCGGCGCGGCGGCGAGATGGCCCCGAGCAGCGAGGTCCCGATGCACGCCGCGATCTACCGGCGCGAAGACGTCGGCGCGATCGTCCACACCCACTCGCCGTGGTCGACCGCGATGGCCGTCGCACACGAGCCGCTGCCGCCGATTCACTACATGATCGTCGCGGTCGGCAAGCGCGTCCCGGTCGCCGAGTACGCGCCGTACGGGACCGACGAGTTGGCCGAACGCATCGTCCGCGCGATGGACGAGGCCGACGCGACGGCGACGTTCGTCGAGAACCACGGCCTCGTCGTCACCGCGTCGGACGTCGAGACCGCCCTCGAGAACACCCACCACGTCGAGAGCCTCGCTCGACTCTACCTCGAGACCCGCGCGGCCGGACTCGAGCCCCAGACGCTGTCGGACGAGCAGTTGGAAACGGTGCTCGAGCAGTTCGAATCCTACGGGCAGTGA
- a CDS encoding HAD family hydrolase: MCVNAVLFDFDDTFYPYSPCNEAGKDAARATARDLGYEFDRESFEAFYQMGRRATKRELPGTAASHERFLYFKRALERRVGRPRPADALALGEAYWEAYIDEMALYPGVERTLETLRENGIDVAIVTNLTTRVQLEKLAALGLESSIDLLLTSEETGREKPGSVMFTLPLSRLDRRPSEAVMVGDDVEADIAGGNAVGLETVLFDADGDRDGESLEGNHRPDHRIDSFAALTEVVL; this comes from the coding sequence ATGTGCGTCAACGCCGTTCTCTTCGACTTCGACGATACGTTCTATCCCTACTCGCCGTGTAACGAGGCGGGAAAGGATGCCGCTCGAGCGACCGCACGGGACCTCGGCTACGAGTTCGACCGCGAGTCGTTCGAGGCGTTCTACCAGATGGGACGCCGCGCGACGAAGCGCGAGCTGCCCGGGACGGCGGCCTCCCACGAGCGCTTCCTCTACTTCAAACGGGCCCTCGAGCGTCGCGTCGGTCGCCCGAGACCGGCGGACGCGCTCGCGCTCGGTGAGGCCTACTGGGAGGCGTATATCGACGAAATGGCGCTCTATCCCGGGGTCGAGCGAACCCTCGAGACGCTGCGCGAAAACGGGATCGACGTCGCCATCGTCACGAATCTCACGACGCGCGTCCAACTCGAGAAGCTCGCCGCGCTGGGACTCGAGTCCTCCATCGACCTGCTTCTCACCTCCGAAGAGACCGGTCGGGAGAAGCCGGGGTCGGTCATGTTCACGCTGCCCCTGTCGCGACTCGACCGGCGGCCGTCAGAGGCGGTGATGGTGGGCGACGACGTCGAGGCGGATATCGCGGGCGGGAACGCCGTCGGGCTGGAGACGGTGCTGTTCGACGCCGACGGCGACCGCGACGGCGAGTCGCTCGAGGGGAATCACCGCCCGGACCACAGGATAGATTCGTTCGCGGCGCTGACGGAGGTTGTACTGTGA
- the thrS gene encoding threonine--tRNA ligase, which yields MSESDSQRQIAVVLPDGSELEVAEDATVEDCAYEIGPGLGSDTVAGKLDGELVAKEEPVYDGAELEIVTDQSEEYLRVMRHSASHCLAQAVERLYDEDKVKLAIGPPTDEGFYYDFDNLDIDEEDLADLEDEMAEIIAEDYEIEREEVSIEEAEERLADEPYKLELLAEFAEEGDMVTFYRQGEWEDLCAGPHVESTGEIGAVELLEIAGAYWRGDEENTMQTRIYGTAFEDESDLEDFLNRKQEAEKRDHRRIGNEMDLFSIQDVTGPGLPLYHPAGKTVLKELEGFVEDLNEDAGYDYVETPHVFKTDLWHRSGHYENYQDDMFIFDVGDDEFGLKPMNCPGHAAIFQDHSWSYRDLPIRYAENGKVYRKEQRGELSGLSRVWAFTIDDGHLFVRPEQIKSEVEQIMDMITDVLDTFDLEYEMALATRPEKSVGSDEIWDRAEEQLESVLDSHGHEYEVEEGDGAFYGPKIDFAFEDAIGRSWDGPTVQLDFNMPERFDLNYVGEDNEEHRPVMIHRALYGSYERFFMMLIEHYEGRFPLWLAPEQVRVLPISDDNLGYAHRVANEFDDFRVEVDGRDSTLERKIRAAHDDRVPYQIIVGDNEEDDGNISVRDRFEDQEYDVEIEAFRSHLEDEIEEQRTEPDFLQ from the coding sequence ATGTCAGAATCAGATTCACAGCGGCAGATAGCGGTCGTACTACCCGACGGATCGGAGCTCGAGGTCGCCGAAGACGCCACGGTCGAGGACTGCGCCTACGAGATCGGCCCCGGACTCGGCAGCGACACGGTCGCCGGCAAACTCGACGGCGAACTCGTCGCCAAGGAGGAGCCGGTCTACGACGGCGCGGAGCTCGAGATCGTCACGGACCAGTCCGAGGAGTACCTGCGGGTCATGCGCCACTCCGCCTCGCACTGTCTCGCTCAGGCCGTCGAACGACTGTACGACGAAGACAAGGTCAAACTCGCGATCGGCCCGCCGACGGACGAGGGCTTCTACTACGACTTCGACAACCTCGATATCGACGAGGAGGACCTCGCCGACCTCGAGGACGAAATGGCGGAGATCATCGCCGAGGATTACGAGATCGAACGCGAGGAGGTCTCGATCGAGGAGGCCGAGGAGCGACTGGCCGACGAGCCCTACAAACTCGAACTCCTCGCTGAGTTCGCCGAGGAGGGAGACATGGTCACGTTCTACAGGCAGGGCGAGTGGGAGGACCTCTGTGCCGGCCCGCACGTCGAGTCGACGGGCGAGATCGGTGCCGTCGAGCTGCTCGAGATCGCGGGCGCCTACTGGCGCGGCGACGAGGAGAACACGATGCAGACGCGTATCTACGGCACCGCCTTCGAGGACGAGAGCGACCTCGAAGACTTCCTCAATCGCAAGCAAGAAGCCGAGAAGCGCGATCACCGCCGGATCGGCAACGAGATGGATCTCTTCTCGATCCAGGACGTGACGGGGCCCGGCCTGCCGCTCTATCACCCCGCCGGGAAGACCGTGCTCAAGGAACTCGAGGGCTTCGTCGAGGATCTCAACGAGGACGCGGGCTACGACTACGTCGAAACGCCCCACGTCTTCAAGACGGACCTCTGGCACCGCTCGGGCCACTACGAGAACTACCAGGACGACATGTTCATCTTCGACGTCGGCGACGACGAGTTCGGCCTGAAGCCGATGAACTGTCCCGGCCACGCGGCCATCTTCCAGGATCACTCCTGGAGCTACCGCGACCTGCCGATCCGCTACGCGGAAAACGGGAAGGTGTATCGCAAAGAGCAACGCGGCGAGCTCTCCGGACTCTCTCGAGTCTGGGCCTTTACCATCGACGACGGCCACCTCTTCGTCCGCCCCGAACAGATCAAGTCGGAGGTCGAGCAGATCATGGACATGATCACGGACGTACTGGATACGTTCGACCTCGAGTACGAGATGGCGCTGGCCACGCGCCCCGAGAAGTCGGTCGGGAGCGACGAAATCTGGGACCGCGCCGAGGAGCAACTCGAGAGCGTCCTCGACTCTCACGGCCACGAGTACGAGGTCGAGGAGGGCGACGGTGCGTTCTACGGCCCGAAGATCGACTTCGCGTTCGAGGACGCGATCGGTCGCTCGTGGGACGGCCCGACGGTCCAGTTGGACTTCAACATGCCCGAGCGCTTCGACCTGAACTACGTCGGCGAGGACAACGAGGAACACCGCCCCGTCATGATCCACCGCGCGCTCTACGGCAGCTACGAGCGGTTCTTCATGATGCTCATCGAGCACTACGAGGGTCGGTTCCCGCTCTGGCTCGCGCCCGAACAGGTCCGCGTGCTGCCCATCTCCGACGACAATCTCGGTTACGCCCACCGCGTCGCCAACGAGTTCGACGACTTCCGCGTCGAGGTCGACGGCCGCGATAGCACCCTAGAGCGGAAGATCCGCGCCGCCCACGACGATCGAGTGCCCTATCAGATCATCGTCGGCGACAACGAGGAAGACGACGGTAATATCTCGGTCCGGGACCGCTTCGAGGATCAGGAGTACGATGTTGAGATCGAGGCGTTCCGGAGCCATCTCGAGGACGAAATCGAGGAACAACGGACCGAACCGGACTTCCTGCAGTAA
- a CDS encoding phosphoribosyltransferase family protein: MNRAEKAALQLRAVDVLRMLKETRTYDELAETTGLPAGDLNRYVNGHVLPGTDRAREVVDELGRAALAEELDARIRVDEEGYVDNSATVFDQPFLDLAAPVVANGFDFERPDVVLTAATDGITLAAALASYYGVRCAYAKKQKETAVEEFIEARQRLQSGIELTYYLPASAIDPGESVLVVDDLIRSGETQELLLDIAHTADAEVAGVFALIAAGEDGIRRARERTDAPIGSLVSV; encoded by the coding sequence ATGAACAGAGCCGAGAAGGCAGCCCTCCAGTTGCGGGCCGTCGACGTGTTGCGGATGTTGAAGGAGACGCGGACCTACGACGAACTCGCCGAGACGACGGGGCTGCCTGCGGGCGATCTCAACCGATACGTCAACGGGCACGTCCTTCCCGGTACCGATCGCGCGCGCGAGGTCGTCGACGAGCTCGGCCGAGCGGCGTTAGCCGAGGAGCTCGACGCACGAATCCGCGTCGACGAGGAGGGGTACGTGGACAATTCGGCGACCGTCTTCGATCAGCCCTTCCTCGATCTGGCCGCCCCGGTCGTGGCCAACGGCTTCGACTTCGAGCGACCGGACGTCGTCCTCACGGCCGCGACCGACGGGATCACGCTCGCGGCCGCGCTCGCGAGCTACTACGGCGTCCGGTGTGCCTACGCGAAAAAGCAAAAGGAGACCGCCGTCGAGGAGTTCATCGAGGCCCGCCAGCGACTCCAGTCCGGAATCGAACTCACCTACTATCTGCCCGCCTCCGCGATCGATCCGGGCGAATCGGTACTGGTCGTCGACGACCTCATTCGCTCGGGCGAGACCCAGGAACTCCTGTTGGACATCGCCCACACTGCCGATGCCGAGGTCGCCGGCGTCTTCGCGCTCATCGCTGCCGGCGAGGACGGCATTCGGCGCGCCCGCGAACGTACCGATGCCCCGATCGGCTCGCTCGTTAGCGTCTAA